A genomic window from Gammaproteobacteria bacterium includes:
- the rpsR gene encoding 30S ribosomal protein S18 — MPRFFRRRKFCRFTAEGTKEIDYKDLSVLKNYVSENGKIVPSRITGTKARYQRQLGTAIKRARFLALLPYCDSHLK, encoded by the coding sequence ATTCCCCGTTTTTTCCGCCGCAGAAAGTTTTGCCGGTTTACCGCCGAGGGGACCAAGGAGATTGATTACAAGGATCTCTCGGTATTGAAGAATTATGTCAGCGAAAACGGCAAGATCGTACCCAGCCGCATCACCGGCACCAAGGCGCGCTACCAGCGCCAGTTGGGCACGGCCATCAAGCGCGCCCGGTTCCTGGCGTTGCTGCCCTATTGCGACTCCCATTTAAAATAA
- the rplI gene encoding 50S ribosomal protein L9, translating to MDVILLEKVQNLGNLGDKVSVRSGYGRNYLIPQGKAASATPVNLAKFEARRAELEKAAAENLAAAQAREQALRALGSVAVMSKAGDEGKLFGSVGAADIAEALAKAGVKVEKQEIRMPYGPLRTLGEHEVAIHLHTDINVAVKIIITPEI from the coding sequence ATGGACGTTATCCTGCTTGAAAAGGTGCAGAATCTCGGTAATCTAGGCGACAAGGTCTCGGTGAGATCCGGCTATGGCAGGAATTATTTGATCCCGCAAGGCAAGGCGGCGTCGGCCACTCCTGTTAATCTTGCCAAGTTCGAAGCCCGCCGCGCTGAACTGGAAAAGGCCGCCGCGGAAAATCTCGCGGCCGCGCAGGCGCGTGAGCAGGCGTTGCGTGCCCTGGGCAGCGTCGCCGTCATGAGCAAGGCCGGTGACGAGGGCAAGCTGTTTGGCTCGGTCGGCGCCGCCGATATCGCCGAAGCCCTGGCTAAGGCGGGAGTAAAGGTTGAGAAACAAGAGATCCGTATGCCTTACGGACCGTTGCGTACCCTGGGTGAGCACGAGGTCGCTATTCATCTGCACACCGACATCAACGTTGCGGTAAAGATCATCATCACGCCTGAAATTTAG
- the rlmB gene encoding 23S rRNA (guanosine(2251)-2'-O)-methyltransferase RlmB, with protein MSQVVKAGHVKREEREVRRETDRQPPAESTNIVYGLHAVLAALSQPDNNVSELWLDGSRRDERIKRLIATAEQAGAALHKVARHELDALASGARHQGVVAHCKSPPSCTESDLLPLLAALDEPAFLLVLDGVQDPHNLGACLRSAEAAGVHGVIVPRDRAASLTPTVRKVASGAAEVLPVFQVTNLARTLRSIKEQGVWLIGAAGDAEASLYQADLRGPLAVVMGGEGGGLRRLTRDLCDHLIHIPMAGTVESLNVSVAAGICLFEAVRQRGGARI; from the coding sequence ACCGATCGGCAACCGCCGGCCGAATCCACCAACATCGTATATGGCCTGCACGCCGTGTTGGCTGCGCTCTCACAACCCGATAATAACGTCTCCGAGCTATGGCTGGATGGCTCACGCCGCGACGAGCGGATTAAAAGGTTAATCGCCACAGCGGAGCAGGCAGGGGCCGCTCTGCATAAGGTCGCTCGGCACGAACTGGATGCCCTGGCGTCTGGCGCCAGACACCAGGGGGTCGTGGCTCACTGTAAGAGTCCTCCTTCTTGCACTGAATCGGATTTGCTTCCCCTGCTGGCAGCGCTCGACGAGCCCGCCTTTCTGCTGGTGCTGGACGGCGTGCAAGACCCCCACAATCTGGGGGCCTGCCTGCGCAGTGCGGAAGCGGCCGGCGTGCATGGAGTGATCGTGCCACGCGACCGCGCCGCATCGTTGACGCCTACGGTGCGCAAGGTGGCCAGCGGCGCCGCTGAGGTTCTGCCGGTGTTTCAGGTGACCAACCTGGCGCGCACGTTGCGATCCATCAAAGAACAGGGGGTATGGCTGATCGGGGCGGCGGGAGATGCCGAGGCCAGTCTCTACCAAGCTGATCTGCGCGGCCCCCTGGCCGTGGTGATGGGCGGGGAGGGTGGCGGGTTGCGGCGGCTCACCCGCGACCTGTGCGATCATCTGATCCATATCCCCATGGCCGGGACGGTGGAGAGCTTAAATGTCTCGGTGGCGGCGGGCATTTGCCTGTTTGAAGCCGTGCGCCAGCGCGGGGGCGCACGAATCTGA
- the rpsF gene encoding 30S ribosomal protein S6, which yields MRHYEIVFLVHPDQSEQVPAMLDRYRTLIEGKGGGVHRLEDWGRRPLAYPINKIHKAHYVLMNIECGQETLDELTSAFRFNDAVIRNLVIARDEAVTDPSPLVKSKDDREESDIGATRFDDVAEDEEEAALEIIPEAAEESAAQP from the coding sequence ATGCGACATTATGAAATCGTGTTTCTGGTCCACCCTGACCAGAGCGAACAAGTCCCCGCCATGCTGGACCGTTACCGTACCCTGATTGAAGGCAAGGGCGGGGGGGTTCACCGCCTGGAAGACTGGGGCCGGCGTCCGTTGGCCTATCCCATCAACAAGATACACAAGGCCCACTATGTGCTCATGAATATCGAGTGCGGGCAAGAGACCTTAGACGAACTCACCAGCGCCTTTAGGTTTAACGACGCCGTCATCCGTAATCTGGTCATTGCGCGTGACGAGGCCGTCACCGATCCCTCGCCGTTGGTGAAATCCAAGGATGATCGCGAAGAGTCCGACATCGGCGCGACCCGATTTGACGACGTAGCCGAGGATGAAGAAGAGGCTGCCCTGGAGATTATCCCTGAAGCCGCTGAAGAAAGCGCAGCACAGCCGTAG